The Vigna unguiculata cultivar IT97K-499-35 chromosome 6, ASM411807v1, whole genome shotgun sequence genome contains a region encoding:
- the LOC114187038 gene encoding transcription factor bHLH94-like yields the protein MCLSEGERGMALEAVVYPQPQDPFGSAIKDLYSYNNLLEAAAAANWGYADFTLQKEDQASVTFCDNQTENYSYGEWNSSPPSLLPHTMDASNPPSSETSNAQNNLDSSVSTPARTKRRRTKSRKNKEEIENQRMTHIAVERNRRKQMNEYLSVLRALMPESYVQRGDQASIIGGAINFVKELEQRLQFLGAQKEKEGKAEVPFSEFFSFPQYSTSASGGCDNSAAAMSEQKGEVQSAIADIEVTMVETHANLKIRSKKRPKQLLKIVSSLHGMRLTILHLNVTTTEEIVLYSLNVKVEEDCKLGSVDEIAAAVYQMLNRIQQE from the exons ATGTGTTTATCTGAGGGAGAGAGAGGCATGGCTCTAGAAGCAGTAGTGTATCCCCAACCTCAGGACCCGTTTGGCTCTGCAATCAAAGACCTCTACAGCTACAACAACTTGTTAGAAGCTGCTGCTGCAGCAAACTGGGGTTATGCAGATTTCACCCTTCAAAAAGAAGACCAAGCTTCTGTCACTTTTTGTGACAACCAAACAGAGAATTACTCCTATGGAGAATGGAACTCTTCTCCTCCATCTCTGTTGCCTCACACCATGGATGCATCAAACCCTCCTTCTTCAGAAACCAGCAACGCGCAGAACAACTTAGATTCTTCAGTTTCCACCCCAGCTCGTACCAAAAGACGCAGAACCAAAAGCAGGAAGAATAAGGAAGAGATTGAGAACCAGAGAATGACCCACATTGCTGTAGAACGCAACAGAAGGAAGCAGATGAACGAGTACCTCTCTGTTCTTCGCGCTCTAATGCCTGAATCTTACGTCCAAAGG GGTGATCAAGCGTCGATTATTGGGGGTGCTATAAACTTTGTGAAGGAGCTTGAGCAGAGGCTGCAATTTCTTGGTGCTCAGAAAGAGAAAGAGGGGAAAGCTGAAGTACCCTTTTCGGAGTTTTTCTCATTTCCTCAGTACTCAACAAGTGCCAGTGGTGGCTGTGATAACTCTGCAGCAGCCATGAGTGAGCAAAAGGGAGAGGTTCAGTCTGCCATTGCTGACATAGAAGTCACAATGGTAGAGACCCATGCAAATCTCAAAATAAGATCCAAGAAACGACCAAAGCAGCTTCTGAAAATAGTATCTAGTTTGCATGGCATGCGTCTCACAATCTTGCACCTTAACGTTACCACAACCGAGGAAATTGTCCTCTATTCTCTCAATGTCAAG GTGGAAGAAGATTGCAAGCTGGGATCAGTGGATGAGATAGCTGCAGCTGTATACCAGATGCTGAACAGGATTCAACAGGAGTGA